In Spirosoma sp. KUDC1026, the sequence CCGCCTTTCTGCTCGGCAATCCGGGCCGCAATGTTGCCGTAGGGCATCACGATAATCATCGGTTTGGCTTTTCCGGCAGCAATCAGGTTGTCGAGAATCAGGTTCGTCCGGCCCACCTTGAAGAAGGTTTCTTCGGTGTCGGTGGTCCCGCTGATGAGGTAAAAAACAGGGTACTTCTGACCCGGATTCTTGTCGTAGCCCGGCGGGGTGTACACCACCAGCGAGCCCGTCGTTCCTTCCACTGAGGGATAATATTCGTAGTTTACCGACCCGTGGGGTACGTCCTGCAAGCTATGAATCAGGGGCGTCTCACCGGGGATGTCGACCAGGCTGGCCTTGAAACGTTCGTTCGGAAAAAAATCCTCGTTGGCCGGGTCCATCACCGTCACGCCGTCGACCTGAAAGCTGTACGGATAAATGTCGGGTTTGATGGGTTGCGTCGTCACGCTCCAGATACCCTGCGCGTCTTTGGTCATGGCAAGCGGGGCTTTCTCAAACTGCGCGCTCAGCTTTACGTCGGTAGCCTTCGGAGCGAGGTACCGGAACGTAACGGACTTGTCGGCGTTGACCTGTGGCGACACGACCAGCGGCCCCCTCGGCGGCTGGCCAAACGCGACGCCGGCTAACAACGTCAGGACGGCACTTAGTCGAAATGAGATGGACATGTATTTTAGGGTTTATGTAGTAAGGGCACTTACGGCTGTCACGAAGTCGTCAGCAGGCATATCAAAAAAGAGCTGACACTTTAGAATGACATATGCATCCCGGACGTCACTTGATCCAGTTATTCCGCTTCATCCAGTCGAAGAGTGGGTCGATCCAGCTAGGTTGACGAAAAATAAAACCGTGATCGCCTTTCGGATAGATGTGCATCTCGACGGGGATCTTCTGGTGCCGCAGTTTTTCGAAATACACAATGCTATTGTCGACGTCGACCACCTTATCATCGGCCGCGTGGGTCAGGTACGTCGGGGGCGTGTTGGCCCGTATCTGCAATTCATTAGAGTAAAGCTCGACGCTTTGCTGCGACGGGTTCTTGCCGAGCAGATTATCCCGTGAGCCCCGGTGTGCCAGGCTATCCCGCAGGCTGATTACGGGGTATACCAGCACCTGAAAGTCGGGGCGCAGGCTGGTGTTTTGGGGGTTGTCGATCAGCGCTTTTTCGAAATGCGTTGCTTCGGTCGACGCCAGGTGACCACCCGCCGAAAAGCCCATAATACCGATTTTCCCCGGATCGATACCCCACTGAGCAGCGCCCTCACGCACCCGTTTAATGGCCTGCTGCGCGTCCTGCAACGGTCCGATGGTTTTGTCGACCATACTGGAATCGCTGGGTAGCCGGTACTTGAGTACGAAAGCCGCCACGCCTTTCTGAACCAGCGCTTTCGCCGTACCGATTCCCTCGCCCTGGTACACAACAACGCTGTATCCTCCGCCGGGAATAACGACCACCGCCGTACCAGTGGCAATGGCTTTGTCGGGCAGGTAGACTTCCAGCGTCGGCTTAGTAATGCCCCGGAACACGCCCGGCGACGACTGAACTTCCTTCACCGACGATGGCTTTGCGTTGGGTACGTTACCAGCGTACAAGGGAATGATTTTCTGCGCCTGGGTAGACAACCCGGCCGCAAGCAACAATACTGAAAACAGACAGGTCTTTTCCATAGAAACAGGGCAGCTATTTATCGGCTTTGATGGTGTAGCCCAGCAAGGTCAGCATCTGATTGGCGTACTGTTTCCCCAGCTCCCGATAACCGGCTGCATTGAAATGCAGGTTATCGGCCGAATCCGTGCAACCCGCCGACGAGATGACGTGGGCCGTTGGAATGGTCTGGGGCAGCGTGGCGATAATCTTATTCATGCTCGCGCAGATACCCCCCTGATCAGCGTTGACCGTTTCGCCGGCCAGCAGCGGCACAGAGTTGGGCGGCAGGTTCAGATCGGCCAGGAGGTTGTCGTAGACCTTTTTCACCTTCTTTGTCCACAGCGAATCATTGGTATTCGATTCGCCCTGATGCAGCAGGATGCCTTTAATCACGCCGTCCTGCTGCGCCAGCCGGGCCATTTCCACGAGTCGTCCGTACGGATTCCCGCCATATTCGCCGATGAAATTCTTCATCCAGCCCGGCACCGTTGCCGCGTAAGCCTCGTAATGATCTTTGTCGAACAGTTCGATTTTGCACCCACCCACGGCTACGTCGACTACACCCACCCGTGTGTTTGCCGGCAGGTACGTCAGCAGGGTACGCCCGAAGTAGTCGGCGGGGGTTAGGCCGGTGCGGCAGCGGCACAACGGGGGAATAGCCGTGTACCAGTTTCCTTTCGTCCGGCCGAGGTCGGGGCAGTCGACGGCTTCCAGCACCTGAAACCGGGGATCTACGCCGACCGTATCCTGCGGCTCAAACCGGGCATTCCCTTCCATGTTCGACTGACCCAGGCAGAGATAAACGTGAAAATTCGGGTCCTGCGCAAAGGCATTCAGCCCCAGTAGCAGCAGTCCGGTCATTGCCCATCCCATCACGAATTTGTTTAGTCTGCTTATCCGGGTCATTCGTATTGGATTTAAAGGTTATTTGAGAATCTTATTTATCCCGGCACCGGGCCGAGCGGCCGGCGCCGGGATAAATAAGGCGGTTTTACTACGATCGTCTGGAGTCATTTTCAGCTCTGCCTACACAATCTGAAGCGGAAGTGCTGTGTCGTTTGCCAGGCGATCGGGAATGGTTACATGCAGGCCGTCTGCTTTCCGCGTAAACGCCAGTTTCTGGTTGCTTCCGGCTACTGATACGTTGGTAATGGCTTTTGGATGGTACGCACTATCCGTCGCGAGCGATTTGATGACGACCGTTTCTCCGCTGGGTTTCCCCATCAGGATGGCGTACAAACGGTCTTTCTTTGTCGTAAACCGAACGTCCTCGGCCGTAAATGGCTTGTCTTTCCCTTCGTTGAAACCCTGCGCAACCGGGGCCGCAGCCCCCTCCAGAGCTGGTCCTTCCCCGAAGATTTTCCAGGGGCGCGTATCGTAAATGCAGTCGCTGTATTGCTGCATCCAGTCGGTGATGCCGGCTACTACCTGACGTTCTTTCTCATCGATGGAGCCGTCCCCCCGTACCGGAATGTTCAGCAGTAGATTTCCATTTTTACTAACCACGTCGACCAACGTGTGAACGACAGTTTTCGCGGTTTTGTAGCGATCCTTGTCGTACACATCGCGGTTGTAGTGCCAGTCGCCGATGCAGGTATCCGTTTGCCAGACAAACGGTTCGATTTTGTTGCTGTGGCCGCGTTCCACGTCCCAGACCATGCATTTGCGCTGCGCTTCGTCCAGCACTTTCCCATTCAGCACCGCTTCCAATCGTCCGCCGTGACGCTTCATGTTGTGGTTGTAAAAGTGAGCCGCAATCTGTAGACCGATGTCGTTGATCGGGTGAAAAGGCAGCACCGTGTCGTCAAAATACAACAGGTCGGGATTGTAGTGATTGATCAGGTCGAGAGTACGGTTCAGAAATTTTCGGCAGTAGGCGGCACTCGGCACCGATGCCCCGTTACCCCATTCCCACTGTTTATGGATAGACGACGGTTTTTCGGCACCAACGCTCAGGGGGTGCTGCTGGGCGTACAGCTCCTGCGGATCGAGCCCATCCCACCACTTGCCCTTTCCCTGCTGCCGGGTAACGTTGCCGTCGAAGGCTACGTTATTTTTATCGGTTAGTTGCGACGGTTCCAGCCACGACCAGGTATGCGACGCGTGTACGCTGACCCCAAACGGCAGATCGTTGGCGCGGGCTGCCCGCACCCAGCCACCAATCACGTCCTTCTTTGGCCCTAGCTTCGTTGCGTTCCAGTTCTTTTGGTACTTGCTGTCGTAATTGTCGAAGTTGTCATGGTGGTTGGCCATCGCAAAAAAGTACCGGGCACCGGCTTTTTTGTAGAGCCCCACTAGTTCGTCAGGGTTCCACTTTTCCGCTTTCCACTCATTGATGACATCCTTAAAACCAAACTTCGACGGATGGCCGTATTTTTCGAGGTGATACTTGTACTGGCGGCTCCCCTCCTGATACATACCCCGGGCGTACCAGTCGCCGGCTTCGGGTTGGCACTGTGGTCCCCAGTGCGCCCAGATACCGAACTTGGCATCCCGAAACCAGTCGAGCGTCTTATACTGTGCCAGTGAGTCCCAGGTCGGCTTGAACAGCCCCGTTGTTATAGGCTCATCCGAAATGATGGTTTGATTACGGAAAAGTCTGGTCAGGTCATTTCGGAACCTGATTGCTGGCAGGGCCAGTGCTAATTGTTTAATCGTCTCCCGTCGATTCATGTACTACTGAGTTTAGTTATGTAGTAAACCATTGACTAATGGTTTACTTAGACGAGGTTAACTTATCGCTAATCTGAAAATAATCAAAATCAGCGTACCCGCCCGGCGTTTGCGTGGCGTAGTTGAACAGGCCAAAGCGGTAGCCCATGAAATGCGGAATGGTGTATGGCATTTTGATCGGTTCCCCAATGGCGGTCCACGTTTTGCCGTCGAGGCTATAAAAGAAACGGCCGGTGTCTTTGCGGTCGCGGAAGTCGCATTCAGCTTTCAGGTAAACAACCGATACCGACAGCGGCACCCGCTGCATCTCCACGGCTTTGCCCGACGCAGCACTGACCATCACGATGGCCCGGGTTCCGCCGGTTTGCTTCACCCCCACCAAACCGTATTGCTTCTGCAACAGGCTTAGCCCCGCGAAGTCACCGTCGATTAGCTTCGACACGTCGAGCCGGGTTGAGCCGGTGCATTGAGGGCCGATGGTCCGCTGTGTCAGCGTGTTGCGGGCGGTTACGAAGGACGTATCAGTCCGGCCGGTTTTCAGGCGCAGAAAACCCTTCCGTTCCGAAACGGACCACAGCGCATTATCGGGGTTATGATTCCACTGCCACACAAGTGGCAGCGTCGGGTCGCCCTTTTTGCGGGTAAACTCATCCGACGCGACGATACCGGGAATCAGCCCAGTGCTGGCAGGCAGGTCAAGCGTCTGCGGCACTTTCCCGTCGACACCCAGCACGGGCCAGCCATCTTTCCACGTCACCGGCACCAGGTACGGAATGCGCCCCACACCCCCGAAGTCGCGGAACAGGTACGAAAACCACCGACCGTCGGGCGTATCGATCAGGCCACCCTGCGCCACGCCCAGATCCTGCAAGCCGATCCGGCCTTCCCAGGGACCGGCGAGTTGATCGGCGCGGTGGATCACCACAGTCCGCATGCCGCCCTGTGGCCAGGTGATGTTGAAGAGATAATATTTGCCGTTTACCTTGAGCAGTTGCGACCCTTCGGCGGGCAGCCCCCGGCCCGTACCCGACGGTTCACTGGCATTCTCGATGAGCACCCGCTCGGTACCCGGTTTCACGCCCGACACGTCGGCATTAAGTTCGACAATGCGGAGTTTACCCGCGCCGTAGACCATGTACACCCGGCCGTCGTCGTCAAAAAACAGGCTGTGATCGTGGAAGGAAGGCTTGAACGACACGGCTTTCCACGGGCCTTTCTCGATGTTTTTCGTGGCGTAGATGTGCGTCCGGCCCGTTGTCTGGGCGAAGGTAGTGGCGTAGTAGGTACCGTTGTGAAAACGCAGGCTACTCGCCCACGAACCCCGCCCGTAGGTGCTTTGGCCGTTGGTCAGGTTCATGGCGTCGACGGTGGCCAGCGTGTCGTAGGCGTAACTGACCAGCTTCCAGTTAACCAGATCCGTCGATTTCATAATCGGCAGGCCCGGACTCAAATGCATGGTCGTGCTGCTCATGTAGTAGGTCTTGCCCACCCGGATCATGGCCATGTCCGGCACGTCGGCGAAAATGATCGGGTTGGTCGCTTTCTGCGCCAGGGCCGACGTACCTACCAGCAGCCCTACCCAGAGCAGCATCGTTCGGCAAAAACCGGGTTGTAGTGGGGTCATGTACTTGTGTTGGTTTAGGAAGGTGGGGTTACTCGAAAACGGCCACAAAGCCATCATTACCCGTCAGTTGCACCGGCATGATACCGTTGGCCGGAACGGTCATCGCCCGGACATCGAAGGCAGGATTGTCGCTATCGGACGGAACCGACGTGAACACCCGGCCTTTCCGGTTTTTCAGAAATGACAGATCGACCGATAGTGCCTTGTCGGTTTTTTCGCCGTTGACACCCGCTACGTACCATTTGTTGCCGGTCTTCCGGGCGATGATGAGCTGCTTGCCGGGTTCGCCGTCGATAAACCGCACGTCGTCCCAGCTATTGGGCAACTGCCGGAGAAACTCCTTCACGTCAGCCGGTACGTGCGTCATGCCGTCGGCCGTTTCGGCAAAATGCTGAATCCCCGACAGGAACAGTACCGACGTTGCCAGTTCAAAGGCCGGGGTAGTAGCCCGTTTGATGCGCGGAATTTTGTAGAGGCACATGGGCGTAAAATCCATCGGGTCGAAGGCGTTGCGGATCATGGCGCAGTTGATCATGTGCGCCGGGGCCGCGTTGGCGGTCTGCTGGCTGAACGTAATCATTTCGTAGCCATGCACGGCTTCGGTCGTCATCAGGTTCGGGTACGTACGGGCCAGCCCGCGCGGCAGGGTCGCCCCGTGAAAATTGATTAGAATCTGGTACGCAGCCGCGTCAGTCAGGATGTCTTCGTAGTAGTTGATCATCGACTGACCGTCGCCCCCGAAGAAGTCGATCTTGATGCCTTTGATGCCCATGTCGCGGAGCCGGGCAAACTCCTGCACCCGGCTCTCGTGGGTCAGCAGCTTGTTGCGGGGCGTAAACGGCACCGTGTTCCAGCTCCCGGCCGAGTTGTACCAGAGCAGCATGCCGACGCCCTTCGTTTTGGCGTAATCGGCCAGCACCTTCACCGAATCGTAGCCGATGCTTTTGTCCCAGTTCGCGTCGATCAGGCAGTACTGCCAGTGCATATCAGCAGCATAGTCGACGTATTTTTTCTGCACCGGATAGACGGTTGCCCCGTCTTTTTCGAGCACCCAGCTCCACGACGCTTTACCGGGTTTGATAAATGACGCGTCCATTTTCCGCGCCGGCCGCGCCAGGTCGGTACCCAGCGTCGATTCCATTACCGTTTTCAGATTGCCTACCACCAGAATCCGCCAGGGCGTCTGCCAAGGGAGCGTCGATTCAGGGTTCAGCGCGCCATTCTCGATTTTCTCGGGCGTCTGCGGGAAGTTGATCCGGTACTCGCCCCCCGGCGACTGCTGTTGCAGGGCCGTGCCGCAGTAATGCCGTCCCAGGTCGGCTTCAGTCAGCATTACCCACGTCTGGTTGTGGCGGAACAGGGCCGGATAAATCCAGCCGTTCTTACCGGGCGCGGGCGTACCAACGGGAATATCCATTTTGTAATGGGCCTCGTACGACGGATTCGAATGCTCAAACCCCGACTGGGCTTCCGTTTTTTCCTGCATCCACGCCCGCGTGCCTTCGTTGAAGTGGAAGGTCGTGGCTTCAGCAGTAATCTTTTTGACGTCGGTCGACCGGTCCGGGAACTCGTACCGGAAGGCAAGCCCGTCGTTCGAGACCCGGAACACAATATTCATCCGCTGTCCGCCTGCGGTCTGGGTCTCGACGGTACGCTGGGTGGCCGTGTAGCGGATGTTTTTCTTCTTGGCGTTGACCATCGTGTAGTTGTCCGTGATGGTCGTGGGTGCCGATACGCGCAGCAGTTTCAGCCCTTCGGAAAAATCAGCGTCCTCGCGCACCAGCCCCAGCGCCGACGGCGCCAGCACCGATTCGCCTTTGTAGCTGACGGCATACGTCAGCCGGGCCGGGTCACAGGTGGCGACGATCTGCTTGTCGGGGCTGCTGATGGTGTACGTCGATTGTGCGTACGTTCGTGCCGCCCCGCCGAGCAACAGACCCAGCGCTGCCAGTGCCAGCCAGCTACTCCGCGAGCGGAATTTATTCGGTTTACGATCTTGATAAACAGACTCTTTCATAGCGTTCAGGAATAATTACGCCCACTTATGGCGGGGCAGAAAGCCGTTACTCAAGCGGCCCGATGAGTTCGATAAACGTACCGTCAGGGTCCTGCACCAGTACGAAATGCGCCTTGTCGTTGAGGGGTATCGGCGTGCTGCCCCGGAACGATACGTTCATCTTCGTCAGCCGGTCGATGATCGGTTTGAGTGCCTTCACGTTGATGGTGATGTACTGCATGCCGGTGTCGTCCTGAATGAATTTCGGTCTGGGGTGGCCCGCTTTTTTGCCGAAGCTCATCAGCTTCCAGTCGGTAGCGTCGGGACTGTTTTCCAGTTTCAGGATAGTCACCTGCGTCGGGGTTCCATTGGCCAGCCCCGACCGTTTCGAAAACTCGTCGTTGATGGTGAAAGTCCCGGTTTTAACCATGCCAATGCCGTTGACATAGAAATCGAGCGATTTGTCAATGTCAGCCACGACCACGCCGACACCGATCACTTTACTGGTAAAATTGGACTGGGATACGCCGAAGTGGCTTAGCAGTAAGCTAAACAGTAGGGCGAAAACGGTTTTCATATGGGAGTAATTTATAAGCTTACCTGCTCAGGTTAAGAGACTCTTCAAACGTGTGCTTCAATTTATCCTGTCACTCCGTTTCTGTCATCCCGACGTCAGGAGGGATCTTCGGGCGTAGCAATCAAAACCCCTACTACCGAAGATCCCTCCTGACGTCGGGATGACAGAAAGGCAACTGTTAATCAAATCCTCTACGACTCCTTTTTCACTAACCGGACGAAATACACCGGACCGGCAGCACTCTGTGGCAGGGCCTGAAACTTCACCCGGACAGCCTTCTTCCCTTGTACCATCGACGCCGGGATGGGGTACGTTATGTCCTTAAACGCCGACTGATTCCAGCGCCCCGTATTGTCTTCCGTCACGAGTTTCTGGTCATCGATGTAGATGTCGAATTTGTGGTTGCCCCACTCCGCTCCCCAGTACCGAACCATCAGACTTAGATCCGTAGCGTCCTCGGTCGCCAGGTTATAGCTGAAATAGCCGCCGTTACTCGCGTCGCGCCAGAACGCATCCTGCGATGACCCTTTCCGCGACTTCTCACTTTGCATGGCATGGTCAACTTCGGGTTGCTGCTCACCGGGGGCAACCGCGTCAACGGTGCGTTTTTGCAGCGCCAGCTTTTCGCGTTCAATACCAGCGATGGAGTCGAGATACGTCCGGTAATTGGCGTTGCTCAGGGCCATCCAGTACATCATGTAGCGGGCGTCGTGGATACGGTAAAACGGCTCCAGCACCAGATTCGACGCGTTGACCAATCGCTGTTTCGGCAGCGTGTACGTCAGCGACTTCCCAGCTACCGGCACCAGTTCATTAGTGATAGCTGACGAATTATCGGCAACGAGAATCGGGGCTTTGTCGACGGGCAATCGTTCGCCACCGGCGATGTGCCCCCAGCGGCTATCGTCGGCCAGCAGCCCCTTCATGTTCTCGGTTCCGGTTTTGGCACCCAGCAGAATCGGGCCGTGCAGAATCGCGACGTAATTGGGTACGTTGGGCATCTGTTCCAGCGTGTTATGCATTGGTAAGGAAACCGTTAGCACATCGCCTTTTTTCCAGCTTCGTTTCACCGCAACGTATGATCCCGGCTGCGCTGAGTAAGCCACATTCTTCCCGTTGACGGCCAGTTTCAGCGCCCCGGCCTTAACCCACGACGGATATCGAATCAACATTGGAAACGTACCAGTCCCCTCGGTGATAGTCAGTTTGGTCTGCTCTTCATCCGGGAAACGGGTCGTCTGCCGCAGTTTGATTTTCTTGTCGCGCCAGTTCAGCTCCGACGCCACGAACAGGTTCACAAACAGTGAGTCGTGCTGATGGGTGTAGATGAACTGCCCGTACTTGCCGTGATTTTCCATACCGCTTCCCACGCAGCACCACATGGCTTCGTCAGGCGTCGAATAGACCCGGTAATGGCGCGGCCGAGCCGGCGTGAAGTAGACGTACCCCCCGTTATCGGGGTGCTGCGTCGACAGGATGTGGTTGAACAGCGCGCGTTCGTAAAAGTCGACGTACCGGGCGTCCGGCTTCGCGCGAAAAACGTCCTCCGTCAGTTTCAGCATGTTATACGTATTGCACGACTCCGGCCCCTCTACGTCGCTGACGAAATCGGTACTGGCCGCTTTGCTGGGAAAAAACTCGCGCCGACTGTTGCCCCCCAACGCCAGACTTCGGCGCTGCGTAACGGTCTCCCAGAAAAACGTACCCGCTTTGGTGTACTGATCATCGTGCGCCAGCTCACCAATGCGGTGAAACCCAATGGCTTTGGGTACCTGCGTGTTGGCGTGCTTATTATCCAGATTGTCTTTACCGACGGCCATCGGATCGAGGAGTTGGTGGTGCGAAAACCGTCGGGCCGCCGTCAGGTACTTCTCGTTACCGGTCATCTGATAGGCGTCGGCAAACATCTCGTTCATACCGCCGTGTTCTGTGTTCAGCATCGACTCCATTTGCGCATCCGACAGAGCCGACGTGATGTTGATTCCCCAGTCGCAGAAGTTCAGAAATATCGCTTTCGCGGTTTCGTCGCCGGTGTAGAGCCAGGCGTCGCGCAGGCCGCTGTACAGTTTATGGACGTTGTACCACGGCACCCAGGCGTCGTGGTACGCCTTAAAATCGCCCGTTTTGAACGTCGACCAGACGGTTTTGCTATCGGGAACGCCCCCCACGTAGCCCACGCCCCAGCCCGGATTGTTTTTCGCGCTAGCTTCCTGACAGGCCTTTAACTCCGCCAGCATATAGGCCATACGCTTTTGGCAATCGGCGTTACCCGTAGCCGCGTTCATCGCCAGCGCCGACAGGTAATGGCCACCGACGTGCCCATCCAGCCCCGCCCAGTTTTTGTAGTCGGCGGCTTTCGACGGCAGTCCGGCTTCCTTGCGAAACGGAGCCAGCAGCCGATCAACGTCGTATTTGAGCAGCGTTTGCACGTTCAGGTCCTGAGCATGCTTGAACGGCCCGTCGAGCAGCGTTACGTCGCGCAGCGGAAACTCATTGGTATACAGCTGACTCTGCGCATTCGTGTCATAAGCACACAAACTAAGACAGGCACAGATCAGCCCAACAAAAGAGCGGGTCATCGTTGATTGCGTATTAGTTATTTACTGAAGAGCACTTTTTGTCATCCCGACGCAGGAGGGATCTTCGCTAGAAGCAAGAGAGGCCGCCTGTTAGCGAACCGGGCCGCCGGAGCGGATCCCTCCTGCGTCGGGATGACAAAAAACCACGGAGACAAAAACAATCCCCTACTTATACATCGGGTCGTTGCCGCTGTACCGCAGATAGTTAAAAGACGCGCTGTTGTCTGAGTTACTTCCCGACGAGGTCGCGTACATCCCGAATACGCAACCGATGAAGCCCCCCGCCACCTGTGTACTCAGAAATTTCCCGTCGATCCTGTCTTTCAGTAGCTTCCAGTCGTTCGGTTTGTCGGCCACGTAGAAATCGTAGGCATCACCTTTGGCGTCGATACGGAGCATCACCTTCTTCGCGTCGGCGGCAACGGGCGTCTGGGCGAGCAGCTCCAGGTTTTTGTCGTTGGTGCTCTTGAAGAGCTGCACCACGGGCTTACCCTGATCGGTCGATTTGGCCAGGAAATAGAAGTGTTTCTCGTCCTGAAAAATCACCAGCCCCGCTTTTTCGTCGGCCGATTTAGCCGTGAAATCCAGCGCGGTTTCGGCGGAACAGTTCAGGTGCTGCTGCCGCTTGCCGATGAAGGCCGGGTTACCCGCTTCCGAAATGGTTTCCGGCTTGAGTTTCATCGTCAGCCCATTGGCTTTGCTGAAGCTGAACGACTTGTCGTCGCGGGTACGCAGGAACAGCAGGGCCGGATCGAGCGTCTTATCGAAGTTAATCGTGTAAGCGAAGTTGCCGTTCTGGGGACGGGCGTCTTTCTGCTTTACCTCCTTGAAGTTGCCGACGTAGCTATAGGCAATGGGTTTCTCGCCATGTTCGATCATGGGCCAGTCATTGGTCCAGGTTAGGGGAGCGATAAACGTTTCGCGACCGGTGTTGTAGTAGTTGCCCTCGTACGGCCGAACCGCTAGAAAAATCGAATACCACTTACCATCTGGTCCCTCCACAAACTGCGCGTGCCCCGCCGACGTGATTGGATCTTTGCGGTCGGCGGGTAATCCCCGCTGCGTCAAAATTGGGTTCCCCTCGTAGGGTACGTACGGGCCCCAGACGTCTTTGCTCCGCAGCACGACCTCCGAGTGGTTGACCGACGTACCGCCCTCAGCCGCGTAGAGGTAATACCAGTTGTTCCGCTTCATGATGTGCGGACCCTCGATCCAGACGGGTTTCTTGCTCAGATCGACCCCGCCGTTGACGAGTTGTTTTTCCTCGCCTAAAACCTTCAGGTTTTTAGCGTCGAACTCGTACATCCGAATCGTCCGATGGCCTGGATAGAGCGGCTTACGGTCGGGGGCGTCGCTATTGTAGAGGATGTACGCCTTGTCGGTCGACTCGTCGAAATACAACGACGGGTCAATACCCTTTACCTCCGGCAACTTCACCGGATTACTCCACGGTCCCGCCGGATTCTTTGCCGTTACCACGAAGTTACCATCATGGTCGATGTCGGTGCAGGTGATGTAGAAGGTGCCTTTCGAATAACTGATACCCGGCGCAAACAGACCCCGCGTCATGCGTTCGCCCATAAAGTCCATCTGCTCGGGCCGGTCGATGACATTACCAATCTGCTTCCAGTTTTTGAGGTCTTTGCTGTGCAGCACCGGGATGCCGGGGAAGTACGAAAAGGTGGAATTGATGAGGTAATAGTCGCTGCCCACCTTCACGATGCTGGGATCGGGATAAAACCCCGTCATAATGGGGTTGACTAGCGTCGTTGTCTGCGCCAGCGATACCTGGCTCATGCCGGCGAGCAGTGCCGCACAGAATGCCGTAATAATGCGTTTTTTCATAAGGGTTTGGTCAGGTTTGTATGCGTTTTTGGGTCAGTTTTTTTGTCATCCCGACGTTAGGAGGGATCTTCGGCAGGAACGATTAAAACTGCCTATACCCGAAGATCCCTCCTAACGTCGGGATGACAAAAAACGTTGGTGATAAGTCATGAATGACAGAAAAGCTATTCCAGAATATCTTCATTCAAAAAGCGCCATTCGGGGTTAATAGACTGAATCAATTCTATTTTCTTCTCTCTCCGCCACCCTTTAATCTCTTTCTCCCGGTCGATTGCATTCCGAACGTATTGGTGGTGTTCCCAGTAGACGAGCCGATGGCAATAGAATTTACCCGCAAA encodes:
- a CDS encoding glycoside hydrolase family 43 protein, giving the protein MKKRIITAFCAALLAGMSQVSLAQTTTLVNPIMTGFYPDPSIVKVGSDYYLINSTFSYFPGIPVLHSKDLKNWKQIGNVIDRPEQMDFMGERMTRGLFAPGISYSKGTFYITCTDIDHDGNFVVTAKNPAGPWSNPVKLPEVKGIDPSLYFDESTDKAYILYNSDAPDRKPLYPGHRTIRMYEFDAKNLKVLGEEKQLVNGGVDLSKKPVWIEGPHIMKRNNWYYLYAAEGGTSVNHSEVVLRSKDVWGPYVPYEGNPILTQRGLPADRKDPITSAGHAQFVEGPDGKWYSIFLAVRPYEGNYYNTGRETFIAPLTWTNDWPMIEHGEKPIAYSYVGNFKEVKQKDARPQNGNFAYTINFDKTLDPALLFLRTRDDKSFSFSKANGLTMKLKPETISEAGNPAFIGKRQQHLNCSAETALDFTAKSADEKAGLVIFQDEKHFYFLAKSTDQGKPVVQLFKSTNDKNLELLAQTPVAADAKKVMLRIDAKGDAYDFYVADKPNDWKLLKDRIDGKFLSTQVAGGFIGCVFGMYATSSGSNSDNSASFNYLRYSGNDPMYK
- a CDS encoding VOC family protein; the protein is MKTVFALLFSLLLSHFGVSQSNFTSKVIGVGVVVADIDKSLDFYVNGIGMVKTGTFTINDEFSKRSGLANGTPTQVTILKLENSPDATDWKLMSFGKKAGHPRPKFIQDDTGMQYITINVKALKPIIDRLTKMNVSFRGSTPIPLNDKAHFVLVQDPDGTFIELIGPLE
- a CDS encoding glycoside hydrolase family 127 protein is translated as MTRSFVGLICACLSLCAYDTNAQSQLYTNEFPLRDVTLLDGPFKHAQDLNVQTLLKYDVDRLLAPFRKEAGLPSKAADYKNWAGLDGHVGGHYLSALAMNAATGNADCQKRMAYMLAELKACQEASAKNNPGWGVGYVGGVPDSKTVWSTFKTGDFKAYHDAWVPWYNVHKLYSGLRDAWLYTGDETAKAIFLNFCDWGINITSALSDAQMESMLNTEHGGMNEMFADAYQMTGNEKYLTAARRFSHHQLLDPMAVGKDNLDNKHANTQVPKAIGFHRIGELAHDDQYTKAGTFFWETVTQRRSLALGGNSRREFFPSKAASTDFVSDVEGPESCNTYNMLKLTEDVFRAKPDARYVDFYERALFNHILSTQHPDNGGYVYFTPARPRHYRVYSTPDEAMWCCVGSGMENHGKYGQFIYTHQHDSLFVNLFVASELNWRDKKIKLRQTTRFPDEEQTKLTITEGTGTFPMLIRYPSWVKAGALKLAVNGKNVAYSAQPGSYVAVKRSWKKGDVLTVSLPMHNTLEQMPNVPNYVAILHGPILLGAKTGTENMKGLLADDSRWGHIAGGERLPVDKAPILVADNSSAITNELVPVAGKSLTYTLPKQRLVNASNLVLEPFYRIHDARYMMYWMALSNANYRTYLDSIAGIEREKLALQKRTVDAVAPGEQQPEVDHAMQSEKSRKGSSQDAFWRDASNGGYFSYNLATEDATDLSLMVRYWGAEWGNHKFDIYIDDQKLVTEDNTGRWNQSAFKDITYPIPASMVQGKKAVRVKFQALPQSAAGPVYFVRLVKKES
- a CDS encoding glycoside hydrolase family 97 protein, yielding MKESVYQDRKPNKFRSRSSWLALAALGLLLGGAARTYAQSTYTISSPDKQIVATCDPARLTYAVSYKGESVLAPSALGLVREDADFSEGLKLLRVSAPTTITDNYTMVNAKKKNIRYTATQRTVETQTAGGQRMNIVFRVSNDGLAFRYEFPDRSTDVKKITAEATTFHFNEGTRAWMQEKTEAQSGFEHSNPSYEAHYKMDIPVGTPAPGKNGWIYPALFRHNQTWVMLTEADLGRHYCGTALQQQSPGGEYRINFPQTPEKIENGALNPESTLPWQTPWRILVVGNLKTVMESTLGTDLARPARKMDASFIKPGKASWSWVLEKDGATVYPVQKKYVDYAADMHWQYCLIDANWDKSIGYDSVKVLADYAKTKGVGMLLWYNSAGSWNTVPFTPRNKLLTHESRVQEFARLRDMGIKGIKIDFFGGDGQSMINYYEDILTDAAAYQILINFHGATLPRGLARTYPNLMTTEAVHGYEMITFSQQTANAAPAHMINCAMIRNAFDPMDFTPMCLYKIPRIKRATTPAFELATSVLFLSGIQHFAETADGMTHVPADVKEFLRQLPNSWDDVRFIDGEPGKQLIIARKTGNKWYVAGVNGEKTDKALSVDLSFLKNRKGRVFTSVPSDSDNPAFDVRAMTVPANGIMPVQLTGNDGFVAVFE
- a CDS encoding GIY-YIG nuclease family protein, giving the protein MNRYAFYVYIVTNPEKTVLYTGMTNDLVRRLQEHYESRGQAGKFAGKFYCHRLVYWEHHQYVRNAIDREKEIKGWRREKKIELIQSINPEWRFLNEDILE